One region of Zingiber officinale cultivar Zhangliang chromosome 7B, Zo_v1.1, whole genome shotgun sequence genomic DNA includes:
- the LOC122003605 gene encoding chaperone protein dnaJ 20, chloroplastic-like codes for MAAIFAVSAASPACKKSTFFPVPCSTRRAPRFRVCASAATVGSSDPATLYDLLSVSHTAGPQEIRAAYRRLALRWHPDACRSAGEERRYAERFMEAREAFEVLSDPSRRRDYDLALSGDRWAAAFSEGRARRREGGATAFGNWDAQLDGLRRRSAWAEAGGEETWGGRVRRAAGGAAEAAV; via the coding sequence ATGGCGGCGATTTTTGCTGTCTCCGCTGCTTCTCCGGCGTGCAAAAAATCCACCTTCTTCCCTGTTCCCTGCAGCACCAGAAGAGCTCCTCGATTCAGGGTCTGTGCCTCCGCCGCCACTGTGGGCTCTTCGGATCCGGCCACCCTGTACGACCTGCTCTCGGTGTCACACACCGCTGGGCCGCAAGAGATCCGCGCGGCGTACCGGCGGCTGGCCCTGCGGTGGCACCCCGACGCGTGCCGATCCGCCGGAGAGGAGCGCCGCTACGCGGAGCGCTTCATGGAGGCGCGGGAGGCCTTCGAGGTGCTGTCCGACCCCTCCCGTCGCCGCGACTACGACCTCGCCCTCTCCGGCGACCGCTGGGCCGCGGCCTTCAGCGAGGGCCGCGCTCGGCGGCGCGAGGGCGGAGCCACGGCGTTCGGAAACTGGGACGCGCAGCTGGACGGGCTCCGGCGACGGTCGGCCTGGGCGGAGGCCGGCGGAGAGGAGACGTGGGGCGGACGAGTGAGGAGGGCGGCCGGCGGTGCAGCAGAGGCGGCGGTTTAG